A region of the Rhodothermaceae bacterium genome:
ATTGAACCAAAATAATTTAACAGGCTCGATTCCTGCGGAGCTTGGAAATCTCACACAGGTACAAAATCTGTCATTGTCCGGAAATTCCCTCACGGGTGAGATTCCGTCGGACTTGGGGCAGCTTTCCCGGTTGCAGCACTTGTATCTGAACGCGAATTCCCTCACGGGCTCCATTCCACCAGAGTTCGGAAACTTGGCACAGGTGAGAACTCTATGGTTGTTCGATAATGGGTTGACGGGCTCGATTCCACCGGAGCTTGGCAATCTTACACAGGTAGCAGATCTAGCATTATCCAATAATTTCCTGACGGGCTCAATCCCGTCGGAATTGGACCGTCTAACCAGCCTACAGTGGCTGTTAATAAATGATAACAACGATCTGACAGGCCTTCTACCACGCAGTTTCATCAAGAATAATCTAGCGGGTTTGAGACTTCATGGAACGAGAATCTGCAGGCACCGGGATGCAGTATTTCAGAAGTGGTGGAATACTGTTCTCCATAAGAGCGGGGGAGACTGTACGCCGGATCAGGTTGAGCGACTCGCTTTACTTGAGTTGTACGATCAGACAAATGGCCCCTCCTGGAGGAATGCGACGGGATGGGGTCGTGACAGTTCACTGGATACATGGCACGGGGTGAGCACGGTAAATGGACGCGTGACGGAATTGGTGTTACCGGGCAACGGTCTTGCGGGGCCGATTCCCGGCGAAGTGGCTAATTTCACTGCGCTCACGGTGCTCAATCTCGCCGACAATTCCCTGTCCGGCACTCTGTCCGAGGAGATATCATTGCTTTCAAATCTGACCGAGTTGCGGGTCAATGACAACTCGGCTCTTGAAGGCTCCCTCCGATACGATCTGACCAATCTATCCAACCTCGATGTGTTCCATTTCGGGGGGACATCATTATGTGTCTCGCCAGCCTCAAAGATCCAAACATGGTACACGGGAATCCAAGATGCCCGTGGCCGGATCTGTGGTAATCCGACCGAGGTCCAGCTGGACGTTCCTGTCGCTTATCTTGTGCAGTCCATACAGACCCAGCGAAGTTCGGTGCCGCTTGTTCAGGGGCGAGAGGCGCTGCTCCGCGTGTTCGTGACAGGGGGAACGGCTGCCGAACCGGCGTTCTTTGCGCCCCAGGTCGTGGCCACCATCCAGGAAGCTGGCAGGACGCATCAGGTAACGATGACCCAAAATAGCGTTCGACTCACAATGACGGTGGATGAGAGTGATCTGAATTATTCGTTTAATGCCGTTATTCCGGGAGAATTCATTACTCCAGGCTCAACGCTGGTTGTGGAGGCCGATCCCGAAGGCGTGGTCCCGCGCGCGGCTGGCAGCCAGGATCGGTTCCCCGCTACGGGCGGAGCATCGCTCAATGTCGTATCGGTTCCCGCTATGGACGTCACCGTGGTTCCTGTCCTGGAAGCAGCCGAACCGGACCGATCTATTTTTGAATGGACCGACAATATCAGCGATAACAGTTCCGAAGTCGGTCTGTTCAAGTATGCGCTTCCATTTCATGAATTTCGGGCCAGAAGCCGGGAATCCTATATCACTTCACTGGGTCTTGTCTCCAGTGGCGGGCGATGGGGGCTTGTGTTGGAGTTGGAAGCCTTGCGGTTGTTGGACGGCGCAACGGGGTATTATTACGGGGCGGCAGCCAGCGTCAATGGATTTGTGCGCGGAATTGCACGCCTCGGTGGCTGGGTCAGTATGGGCAAGGCATTGGACGAGGAGCTTGCGCACGAAGTCGGGCACAACCTCAACTTGAACCATGCGCCGTGTGGAGGCGCGTTGGTGACAGATCCAGACTTTCCTTATTCAAATGGGAGCGTTGGCGCCTGGGGCTATGATTTCCGCGATGGCACGTTGATCTCGCCAGCGTTTCACAAAGATATCATGGGGTACTGCTATCAGCAGGGGTGGCTCAGCGATTTCTTCTACGAGAAGGTGATTGATTTCCGGGAGCGGGTGGAGGGTAACAGAGGACCTGCCATAGCAGGCGCCGTACCCGAGTCTGATGTCCTGGTCGTGTGGGGAGGCGTTCAGGGCGGCGAACTTCGACTGGAACCTCCATTCCAGGCCAGTGCTGCGGCGCAACTCCCCGAAATGGATGGGCCGTACCGTCTTGACGGAATTGGAGGCGATACTGTTCTGTTTTCGATCTCCTTTACGCCGGGTGAAGATAAGTTTGGAAACAAGTATTTTCTGTTCGCGCTCCCCATTGAGCCGCAATGGGACGAAACCTTGGAACGAATCACGCTGACCGGCCCTGAAGGCAGTATCACGATCAATGCGAATGACCAGCGATCCCTGTCGATTGTCCGGGATGCGACTACCGGGAACGTACGAAGCATCCTCCGGGACTGGGACGGAGATCTTCCAGCGGTATTGGAAGAGATCGGAGATCTGAACATTCGGACCTCGCAGGACCTCATGGACTCGGTGCAGACGCAGAGATAAGGACTGGTGGATTTCTGGCGAAGATCAACCACCGATGAGGTTCGTAGGCAGGCTGTTGTACATTCAGATCAATTCACACGAGGAATTGCAGAGAAGTGTACGCACTCAGCGGGCAAATGCAATGTATCACCAATGAAATCCATCCAGCGCAATATCGGTTATTCCTTGGGGAGATATTTGAATCCGAAAATCCTTACATCACCCCGAGAAGTCAATCCGTATGTCTCGGAAATTGGAACCGTACATCCTTTCAATGTTGTATCCTGATTCACCCCTGTTTGCCTGTATTCAGGTCGTGTCAAAGCTGGTTTGTTTGGTCATGTTATGCCTGTCTCCTGTGACCCTTTTGGCGCAGGAGTCAGAGGAGAGTCGTGCATCTCGGATGGCGAACGAGAGATGGGATCACCGTTCAGAGATACGACCGTATTATCCATCACAGCCTCCCGCTCCTCTAGGTTTTGGAGCACGGGATCGTGAAGAACAGAAATTACAGAATTCAGGTGATGGATTGGGGGAATTTCCCACGGATACATTCACAGCGCAGGCAACGAAATCCGGCAATGTGATTGCAGTCCTGAAGGTGACGATAACCGATGATGATGTGGATGTCACCTCAAACGAAGAGCGCACCGAGTTGCCGAGGAATTTTCCGTGCAGGGAAACTATCCGAATCCATTCCATACAGAAACCAGGATTATGTATCATCTGCCGGAACCGGCCGAGGTATACGCCGAGGTGTTTGATCTACTGGGTCGCTTGATGTATACGTCTCCGGTACAGAAGGTCGCTGCGGGCTGGAATCACACACTGTCGCTGGACTTGCCTGAAACGAGTTCGGGCCTGTACATCTACCGTATCAATGTGGA
Encoded here:
- a CDS encoding T9SS type A sorting domain-containing protein — translated: MQGNYPNPFHTETRIMYHLPEPAEVYAEVFDLLGRLMYTSPVQKVAAGWNHTLSLDLPETSSGLYIYRINVETVLGTWTRTGRIIQVR